In Bartonella bovis 91-4, the following proteins share a genomic window:
- a CDS encoding helix-turn-helix transcriptional regulator, protein MTFDDCDRYVTTRECAQLFNVSTTTIRNWVIRGVFPQPYKLGKSVRWRKKEVLAFTPKEIS, encoded by the coding sequence ATAACATTTGATGATTGCGATAGATATGTCACGACACGTGAATGTGCACAACTTTTTAATGTGTCAACAACAACGATTCGCAATTGGGTGATACGAGGAGTATTTCCCCAACCATATAAGCTTGGTAAGTCAGTTAGATGGAGAAAAAAAGAGGTTTTGGCATTCACCCCAAAGGAAATAAGCTAA